The candidate division WOR-3 bacterium sequence GAGGCTCCTGTGCCACAGCCAGCAGTGTGCTGGACCAGATTTGCTATGACTATGCCGGCTATGTGGTTGCGGTAGAATGGCATGTCAGTTCATCCTATCCGCTCTACTCTGCCGAGGCAAGGGCAAAATGGCGGATGTATCCTCCGCCCTACAACGGCTCCTATGCCACACCCTGGCTCTGGGTTGATGGCAGACAGCGCGGCTACAACTACAACCTCTGGCGCAACTATGTTGCCAGCCAGATTTCGGTCCCAACCCCGGTCCTGATTACCCTTTCTGGAAATTACGACCCAGCAACCCGCGAAGGTGAAATCAAAGCATTGATTCAGAACGACTCCACCGAAGACCTGACCGCCCGTGTCTCGGTTGTTGTTACAGAAGACTCCATCTACTATGCTGCACCCAACGGCGACCCCTGGCACAACCATGTCTGCCGCGACTACATCCCTGACCAGACCGGAACGGTCCTGACAATCCCTGCCGGTGCTGCTGATTCGGTAATCCTGCCATTTACCATCAACTCCAACTGGAACGAGGAAAAGTGCAAGATTGTTGTCTATGCCCAGAGCACCGAAATGGTTCCTGCCGACTCATCCTATCCTGCCTATCAGGGCGCTGAGGTGAATATCCTTGACCTGGTGGGAATACAGGAGAAAAAAGCGTATAACCTCAAACCGCAACTGCGCATTATTCCTAACCCGGTTCGGACCAAAGCCGAGCTTCTCTTCAACGCCCAGCCAGGCACACCCTATCAACTCCTCCTCCATTCTCCTGATGGCAGACTCCTGAAAAAATTCTCTGGGATTGCGTCAGGTGAAACCAAACTGCGCATAGAAAAAAGGCTTAACTCTGGCATCTACCTCTACCGCCTTACCCTCAACCAGTCAACATTCAGCGGCAAACTTATCGTAGCCCAATAACCCAAAACATCATTAAAGGCGGGCAAGATGCCCGCCTTTTTATTACTACCAGCACCTCTTCACCGGGCAGAAAAATTATGCCGGTTTCCAGAAGTCTAAGATATATTCAAATGTTATGCTAAGTGTTATGTAATTGTTAGGCCAGCCGAAAATTCCTACTTTATTGACAAGGTTTCTTTTGTCCCAGATGATTATGTTGCGGAGTTCGTAGCCAACCGACTCCAAAGCATCTATTATATGCTTATGTATTAGTGTCCTTTTATTATTCTGCCAAAGGTCATTGACATTGATCACACAGTGCGCCTTAGGTTTTAGTAGAGGCAGAATCCCTTTATAAATCTCGGCCAGCGCCTCAACATAGCGCGGCATTTCCATTGTGCCCAAATCACGCGGGTCATCAGAATACTGAAGAACCTTGAGATAATGCCTTTTCCTTAAATCGCTCCGCAAGCTCTTATTCTTTCTCGGCGTATTTAACATATTGG is a genomic window containing:
- a CDS encoding Omp28-related outer membrane protein, coding for MLDQICYDYAGYVVAVEWHVSSSYPLYSAEARAKWRMYPPPYNGSYATPWLWVDGRQRGYNYNLWRNYVASQISVPTPVLITLSGNYDPATREGEIKALIQNDSTEDLTARVSVVVTEDSIYYAAPNGDPWHNHVCRDYIPDQTGTVLTIPAGAADSVILPFTINSNWNEEKCKIVVYAQSTEMVPADSSYPAYQGAEVNILDLVGIQEKKAYNLKPQLRIIPNPVRTKAELLFNAQPGTPYQLLLHSPDGRLLKKFSGIASGETKLRIEKRLNSGIYLYRLTLNQSTFSGKLIVAQ